A genome region from Microbacterium sp. CGR2 includes the following:
- the polA gene encoding DNA polymerase I: protein MTDSAKPTLMVVDGHSLAYRAFFALPVENFTTKDNQHTNAIYGFLSMLVNLIKAERPTHMAIAFDTSRHSFRTDEYPEYKATRSETPQEFRGQIPLLQDCLAAMSIPVLTKEGIEADDILATLSTQGAEQGYDVLVVSGDRDSIQLVDDDVTLLYPSVQGVSQLKRYDPATVQERYGVRPEQYPDIAALVGETSDNLPGVPKVGEKTAVKWLTQFGTLDELLDRAGEIKGVVGGNLRDHIEDVRRNRKLNRLLRDVELPVTPGDLAVAPIDPQAVRDIFARLEFRTLLPRVFEAVGAGEVADDPASVVVLPVPSEVTPTEFAAWASAQESDVAVRIALQGGKPVRIGASTTDQLRETGWTDEAAEELSGWLESGSPKVFHDAKPQLKALLRQGVRLGGLAYDTSLAGWMLRPSFPDKTLADLVERYLGEKLPEADPTQLVPETEGATPSQEAWFALRVAEALREDIPESVAKVLVDIELPTLTTLADMEFAGVAVSHEVLSTFSGELAIRADGLAQEAFTVVGREFNLGSPKQLQEVLFEDLQLPKTRKTKTGYSTDAAVLADLQDTHPHPFLRLLLQHREATKLRQIIESLDTAIGEDHRVHTTYVQTGSQTGRLSSTDPNLQNIPVRTEESRRIRSAFQVGDGYEALLTADYSQIEMRIMAHLSGDEGLIEAFNSGEDLHRFVGARVFGVEPSEVTSAMRTKVKAMSYGLVYGLSAFGLSKQLRIEQSEAKQLMVEYFARFGAVRDYLRASVMRAKEVGYTETIFGRRRPFPDLASPNRVLRENAERAALNAPIQGSAADIMKIAILNIHDDLRSEKLGSRVLLQIHDELVVEVAPGEWDAAERIVRARMGDAADLTVPLDVQVGRGRDWNEAAH, encoded by the coding sequence GTGACGGACTCCGCAAAGCCTACCCTCATGGTCGTCGACGGCCATTCGCTCGCCTATCGTGCCTTCTTCGCCCTTCCGGTCGAGAATTTCACGACGAAGGACAACCAGCACACGAACGCCATTTATGGCTTCCTGTCGATGTTGGTGAACCTGATCAAGGCCGAGCGCCCGACGCACATGGCGATCGCGTTCGACACCTCGCGACACTCCTTCCGTACCGACGAGTACCCCGAGTACAAGGCCACCAGGTCCGAGACCCCGCAGGAGTTCCGCGGCCAGATCCCGCTCCTCCAGGACTGCCTTGCGGCGATGTCGATCCCGGTGCTCACCAAGGAGGGCATCGAGGCCGACGACATCCTCGCGACGCTTTCGACGCAAGGTGCAGAGCAGGGCTATGACGTGCTGGTCGTGTCGGGAGACCGCGACAGCATCCAGCTCGTCGACGACGACGTCACGCTTCTGTACCCCTCGGTGCAGGGCGTCTCCCAGCTGAAACGCTACGACCCCGCCACCGTGCAGGAGCGCTACGGGGTGCGCCCCGAGCAGTATCCCGACATCGCGGCTCTGGTGGGCGAGACCAGTGACAACCTTCCCGGGGTGCCGAAGGTGGGGGAGAAGACCGCGGTCAAGTGGCTCACGCAGTTCGGCACCCTTGACGAGCTGCTCGACCGGGCCGGCGAGATCAAGGGCGTGGTCGGCGGCAATCTTCGCGACCACATCGAAGACGTCCGCCGCAATCGCAAGCTCAACCGCCTGCTGCGCGATGTCGAGCTGCCTGTCACACCGGGCGACCTCGCCGTGGCGCCGATCGATCCGCAGGCGGTGCGCGACATCTTCGCCCGTCTCGAGTTCCGCACGCTGCTTCCCCGCGTGTTCGAGGCCGTCGGTGCAGGCGAAGTCGCCGACGACCCCGCCTCCGTGGTTGTTCTGCCTGTGCCATCCGAGGTGACGCCCACCGAGTTCGCCGCCTGGGCCTCCGCACAAGAGAGCGACGTCGCCGTCCGCATCGCGCTTCAGGGCGGAAAACCGGTCCGGATCGGCGCCTCGACCACCGATCAGCTGCGAGAGACCGGTTGGACCGATGAAGCGGCCGAGGAACTGAGTGGCTGGCTCGAGTCGGGCAGTCCCAAGGTCTTCCACGACGCGAAGCCTCAGCTCAAGGCGCTCCTGCGCCAGGGCGTGCGCCTCGGCGGGCTCGCGTACGACACGAGCCTCGCCGGGTGGATGCTCCGTCCGAGCTTCCCCGACAAGACGCTCGCAGACCTCGTCGAGCGCTACCTCGGCGAGAAGCTCCCTGAGGCCGATCCGACCCAGCTCGTTCCCGAGACCGAAGGCGCGACGCCGTCGCAGGAAGCCTGGTTCGCGCTGCGCGTGGCGGAGGCGCTGCGTGAAGACATCCCCGAGTCGGTCGCGAAGGTTCTCGTCGACATCGAGCTGCCGACGCTCACGACGCTCGCCGACATGGAGTTCGCCGGCGTGGCCGTCTCTCACGAGGTGCTCTCCACCTTCTCCGGTGAGCTCGCCATTCGCGCCGACGGGCTGGCACAGGAAGCCTTCACCGTCGTCGGCCGCGAGTTCAATCTGGGCTCACCGAAGCAACTGCAGGAAGTGCTCTTCGAGGATCTCCAGCTGCCGAAGACGCGCAAGACGAAGACCGGGTACTCGACGGATGCCGCCGTGCTGGCCGACCTGCAGGACACCCATCCTCACCCGTTCCTGCGCCTTCTTCTGCAGCACCGGGAGGCGACGAAGCTCCGCCAGATCATCGAATCGCTCGACACCGCCATCGGCGAAGACCACCGAGTGCACACCACCTACGTGCAGACCGGAAGCCAGACCGGGCGTCTCTCCAGCACCGACCCGAACCTGCAGAACATCCCCGTGCGCACGGAGGAGTCCCGCCGCATCCGCAGCGCCTTCCAGGTCGGCGACGGATACGAGGCGCTTCTGACGGCCGACTACTCGCAGATCGAGATGCGCATCATGGCGCATCTCTCGGGCGACGAAGGACTCATCGAGGCGTTCAACAGTGGCGAAGACCTGCACCGTTTCGTCGGCGCGCGGGTGTTCGGCGTCGAGCCGAGCGAAGTCACCTCCGCCATGCGCACCAAGGTGAAAGCCATGTCGTACGGCCTCGTGTACGGTCTCTCGGCGTTCGGTCTCTCCAAGCAGCTGCGCATCGAGCAGTCCGAGGCGAAGCAGCTGATGGTCGAGTACTTCGCCCGCTTCGGCGCCGTCCGCGACTATCTCCGGGCCTCTGTGATGCGCGCCAAGGAGGTCGGGTACACCGAGACCATCTTCGGACGCCGCCGGCCGTTCCCGGATCTCGCGAGCCCCAACCGGGTGCTGCGTGAGAACGCCGAGCGTGCCGCGCTGAACGCGCCCATTCAGGGCAGCGCGGCCGACATCATGAAGATCGCGATCCTGAACATCCACGACGACCTCCGTTCGGAGAAACTCGGTTCGCGCGTTCTCCTGCAGATCCACGACGAACTCGTGGTCGAGGTGGCCCC
- a CDS encoding hotdog fold thioesterase, with the protein MTDVATTEGLEWATARGMGALAEKMGMKFVEFSIDRCVATMPVEGNTQPVGLMHGGAYVVLGESLGSMAANLHAGAGRLAVGVDINATHTRSATSGVVTGVCTPVHLGRSITVHEIVVSDDQGRRCSTIRITNMIKPAPAQS; encoded by the coding sequence ATGACCGACGTCGCCACGACCGAAGGACTCGAGTGGGCGACAGCCCGCGGAATGGGCGCCCTCGCCGAGAAGATGGGCATGAAGTTCGTCGAGTTCAGCATCGATCGCTGCGTCGCGACCATGCCCGTCGAGGGGAACACGCAACCGGTCGGACTCATGCATGGTGGGGCCTACGTCGTGCTCGGCGAGTCGCTGGGGTCGATGGCTGCCAACCTGCACGCGGGCGCCGGACGCCTTGCCGTCGGGGTCGACATCAACGCCACGCACACGCGCTCCGCCACGTCCGGTGTCGTCACCGGCGTCTGCACGCCCGTTCATCTCGGGCGGAGCATCACGGTGCACGAGATCGTCGTGTCCGATGATCAGGGTCGCCGGTGCTCCACCATCCGCATCACCAACATGATCAAGCCCGCTCCGGCGCAGAGCTGA
- a CDS encoding ANTAR domain-containing response regulator, with product MAEQPTASAPRRVVVAEDESLIRLDIVEILRDNGFDVVGEAGDGETAVALATELRPDLVIMDVKMPQLDGISAAEKLHKGNIAPVVLLTAFSQKELVERASEAGALAYVVKPFTPNDLLPAIEIALARHEQIITLEAEVADMVERFETRKLVDRAKGLLNEKMGLSEPEAFRWIQKASMDRRLTMQDVAKAIIEQLAPKK from the coding sequence CTGGCTGAGCAGCCCACGGCATCCGCACCCCGACGCGTCGTCGTCGCCGAAGACGAATCGCTGATCCGTCTCGACATCGTCGAGATCCTTCGCGACAACGGCTTCGATGTCGTCGGTGAGGCCGGTGACGGTGAGACCGCGGTCGCGCTTGCCACCGAGCTGCGCCCGGACCTGGTGATCATGGACGTCAAGATGCCCCAGCTCGACGGCATCAGCGCCGCCGAGAAGCTGCACAAGGGCAACATCGCGCCGGTCGTCCTCCTCACGGCGTTCAGCCAGAAAGAGCTCGTCGAGCGGGCGAGCGAAGCCGGCGCGCTGGCGTACGTCGTCAAGCCGTTCACGCCGAACGACCTCCTTCCGGCGATCGAGATCGCTCTCGCCCGTCACGAGCAGATCATCACCCTGGAGGCCGAGGTCGCCGACATGGTCGAGCGCTTCGAGACCCGGAAGCTCGTCGATCGCGCCAAGGGCTTGCTCAACGAGAAGATGGGCCTGAGCGAGCCCGAGGCTTTCCGCTGGATCCAGAAGGCTTCGATGGACCGCCGCCTGACGATGCAGGACGTCGCCAAGGCCATCATCGAGCAGCTCGCACCCAAGAAGTGA
- a CDS encoding triacylglycerol lipase: MADYIYAGYWQVRATFDRTDSRSFGGGEAAHIVVLPGVYETWKFMQPLITALHDRGHPVHVVDTLRRNRRPVAEMAERVAEYLEANDLTDVILVAHSKGGLAGKLAMTGHAAARVRSMLAVATPFGGSRYARMIPVGTLRAFSPEHPSIVSLARQLSVNERIVSIYASFDPHIPEGSELAGAKNVRLETGGHFRILAHPRVLAELAVLAEHGAGAGGEHAPASAPD; encoded by the coding sequence ATGGCGGACTACATCTATGCCGGGTACTGGCAAGTGCGCGCCACGTTCGATCGCACGGACTCGCGCTCGTTCGGGGGTGGCGAAGCGGCGCACATCGTCGTTCTCCCCGGCGTGTATGAGACCTGGAAATTCATGCAGCCGCTCATCACGGCGCTGCACGACCGGGGCCACCCCGTGCACGTCGTCGACACCCTCCGCCGCAATCGCCGGCCCGTCGCCGAGATGGCCGAGCGGGTCGCGGAGTACCTGGAAGCGAACGATCTGACGGACGTGATCTTGGTCGCCCACAGCAAAGGCGGTCTCGCCGGCAAGCTCGCCATGACGGGGCATGCCGCAGCGCGAGTGCGTTCGATGCTCGCGGTGGCGACCCCGTTCGGCGGATCACGCTACGCGCGGATGATCCCCGTGGGTACTCTTCGGGCCTTCTCACCGGAACACCCGTCGATCGTGAGCCTTGCGCGTCAGCTGTCCGTGAATGAGCGCATCGTGTCGATCTATGCGAGCTTCGACCCGCACATCCCGGAGGGCAGCGAATTGGCGGGGGCGAAGAACGTTCGACTGGAGACCGGCGGGCACTTCCGGATCCTCGCCCACCCGCGGGTGCTCGCGGAACTCGCCGTGCTCGCGGAGCACGGAGCCGGTGCCGGGGGAGAACACGCCCCGGCATCCGCACCGGACTAG
- a CDS encoding alpha/beta fold hydrolase encodes MASQQRRVDVADLAFRVIDSARPPRSVGPTVVLVHGIGMSHRYLSRLRDVLAASTRVISIDLPGFAGLPKPQSDVDVPRMGRALADVIATLGEDRIVLVGHSMGAQWVVEAAAHRPELVAAVVAIGPVVDERHRTVWAQARALAVDTLGETPQINLIVFTDYLRCGIPWYLRQVRHMIAYPTEHRVRELTMPLLVMRGEDDPVAGRAWCRRLRDAAPVSRLVEIPGQHHVAQQSAPRAVASAILFHTQAAWPDAAAVRAAGAESRSASSIL; translated from the coding sequence ATGGCATCACAGCAGCGCCGCGTCGACGTCGCAGACCTGGCGTTCCGCGTGATCGACAGTGCGCGGCCGCCCCGTTCAGTAGGCCCCACGGTGGTGCTGGTCCACGGCATCGGGATGTCGCACCGGTATCTGTCGCGCCTGCGTGACGTGCTTGCGGCATCCACCCGGGTCATCTCCATCGATCTTCCCGGCTTCGCCGGCCTGCCCAAGCCGCAGAGCGATGTCGACGTGCCGCGGATGGGACGGGCGCTTGCGGATGTCATCGCGACACTCGGCGAAGATCGCATCGTCCTGGTCGGGCATTCGATGGGCGCGCAGTGGGTGGTGGAGGCGGCAGCTCATCGGCCAGAACTCGTCGCGGCGGTCGTGGCGATCGGTCCGGTCGTCGACGAGCGGCACCGGACCGTATGGGCGCAGGCGCGCGCCCTCGCTGTCGACACTCTCGGCGAGACGCCTCAGATCAATCTGATCGTCTTCACCGACTACCTGCGCTGCGGCATCCCCTGGTACTTGCGTCAGGTGCGCCACATGATCGCTTATCCGACGGAGCATCGAGTGCGCGAGCTGACGATGCCCCTGCTCGTCATGCGCGGGGAAGACGACCCGGTCGCCGGGCGTGCATGGTGCCGCCGACTGCGGGACGCGGCTCCGGTCTCACGTCTGGTGGAGATTCCGGGGCAGCATCACGTGGCGCAGCAGTCGGCGCCCCGTGCCGTCGCTTCGGCCATTCTCTTCCACACGCAGGCGGCGTGGCCGGATGCCGCGGCAGTGCGCGCGGCCGGCGCGGAGTCGAGGAGCGCGTCATCAATCCTCTGA
- the pyk gene encoding pyruvate kinase, producing MRRAKIVATLGPATSTYETVRALIDAGVDVARLNLSHGDYSVHENNYANVRRAADDAGRAVAILVDLQGPKIRLGKFEAGPYELAVGDIFKITTEDIIGNKDICGTTFKGLPNDVKAGDFLLIDDGKVRVQVVETDGVTVTTRVIVAGAVSNNKGINLPGVAVNVPALSEKDEDDLRWGLRIGADLIALSFVRNASDVTRVHEIMAEEGVRVPVIAKVEKPQAVDALEEIVDAFDAIMVARGDLGVELPLEAVPIVQKRAVEIARRNAKPVIVATQMLESMINSPVPTRAETSDVANAVLDGADAVMLSGETSVGDYPVGVVETMARIIESTEEHGLERIAPLTTKPRTQGGAITLAALEVAEFVEAKFLCVFTQSGDSARRLSRLRSRIPMLAFTPEPDIRRRMALTWGIRSTLVDMVQHTDLMYLQVDDYLLSNGLAVEGDKVVVISGSPPGIVGSTNDIRVHKVGDAVNGAAPIYKEATV from the coding sequence TTGAGACGCGCGAAAATCGTCGCCACCCTGGGCCCCGCCACTTCCACCTATGAGACGGTGCGCGCACTGATCGACGCGGGAGTGGATGTCGCTCGACTGAACCTCAGCCACGGCGACTACTCCGTGCACGAGAACAACTACGCCAACGTCCGGCGTGCGGCTGACGACGCGGGTCGCGCCGTCGCCATCCTGGTCGACCTGCAGGGACCGAAGATCCGTCTCGGCAAGTTCGAAGCCGGGCCCTACGAGCTCGCGGTCGGCGACATCTTCAAGATCACCACCGAGGACATCATCGGCAACAAGGACATCTGCGGCACGACCTTCAAGGGGCTGCCGAACGACGTCAAGGCCGGTGACTTCCTCCTCATCGACGACGGCAAGGTGCGCGTGCAGGTCGTCGAGACCGACGGCGTCACCGTCACGACGCGCGTCATCGTCGCCGGAGCCGTCTCCAACAACAAGGGCATCAACCTCCCGGGCGTGGCGGTCAACGTTCCCGCTCTGAGCGAGAAGGACGAAGACGACCTCCGCTGGGGTCTGCGCATCGGCGCCGACCTGATCGCGCTGTCCTTCGTACGCAACGCGTCCGATGTGACGCGCGTGCACGAGATCATGGCGGAGGAGGGCGTCCGCGTCCCCGTCATCGCCAAGGTCGAGAAGCCTCAGGCTGTCGACGCTCTCGAGGAGATCGTCGATGCGTTCGACGCCATCATGGTCGCCCGCGGTGACCTGGGTGTGGAGCTTCCGCTCGAGGCCGTCCCGATCGTGCAGAAGCGCGCGGTCGAGATCGCTCGTCGCAACGCCAAGCCGGTGATCGTCGCCACGCAGATGCTCGAGTCGATGATCAACAGCCCGGTGCCGACGCGCGCCGAGACCTCCGACGTCGCCAACGCCGTCCTCGACGGCGCCGACGCGGTCATGCTCTCCGGCGAGACCAGCGTGGGCGACTACCCGGTCGGTGTGGTCGAGACGATGGCCCGCATCATCGAGTCCACTGAGGAGCACGGCCTGGAGCGCATCGCGCCGCTGACCACCAAGCCGCGCACCCAGGGTGGTGCCATCACGCTCGCGGCGCTCGAGGTCGCCGAGTTCGTCGAGGCCAAATTCCTCTGCGTCTTCACCCAGTCGGGTGACTCCGCACGCCGCCTCTCCCGGTTGCGTTCGCGCATCCCGATGCTCGCATTCACCCCGGAGCCGGACATCCGCCGTCGCATGGCGCTGACGTGGGGCATCCGCTCGACCCTGGTCGACATGGTGCAGCACACCGACCTCATGTATCTGCAGGTCGATGACTATCTGCTGAGCAACGGACTCGCCGTCGAAGGCGACAAGGTCGTGGTGATCTCCGGCTCCCCTCCCGGAATCGTGGGTTCCACGAACGACATCCGCGTCCACAAGGTCGGGGATGCCGTCAACGGCGCAGCTCCCATCTACAAGGAAGCGACTGTCTGA
- a CDS encoding glutamate synthase subunit beta: MADPKGFLKVTERELPARRPVPVRIMDWKEVYEPGDKAVLRRQAGRCMDCGVPFCHSGCPLGNLIPEWNDLTWRGEGRAAIERLHATNNFPEFTGRLCPAPCESSCVLGINQPAVTIKQVEVSIIDEAFANGWVEPEPPERLTGKTVAVVGSGPAGLAAAQQLTRAGHTVAVFERDDRIGGLLRYGIPDFKMEKSKLEARLRQMQEEGTRFRAGVEIGKDISWADLRARYDAVVVATGSTVPRDLPIPGRDLDGVHFAMEYLVESNHAVAGDKVTDQITAEGKHVIVIGGGDTGADCIGTAHRQGALSVTNLAIGKQPAAERPEHQPWPMMPTLFEIASAHEEGGERMFLASTVEFLSNDVGEVRALRVAETEYIDGRRVPKSGTEREIPADLVLIAMGFTGPEQDGYTEDTLPQVTDRGAFQRDSSYESTVPGVFVAGDAGRGQSLIVWAIAEGRAAAANVDRFLMGTTVLPEPVRPHDVAIGLQPA, encoded by the coding sequence GTGGCTGATCCCAAAGGCTTCTTGAAAGTGACCGAGCGGGAGCTTCCCGCTCGTCGCCCGGTACCCGTGCGCATCATGGACTGGAAAGAGGTCTATGAGCCCGGCGACAAGGCGGTCCTGCGCCGTCAGGCCGGTCGCTGCATGGACTGCGGCGTTCCGTTCTGCCATTCCGGCTGCCCGCTGGGCAACCTCATCCCGGAATGGAACGACCTGACCTGGCGCGGCGAGGGCCGCGCAGCGATCGAGCGGCTCCACGCCACGAACAACTTCCCGGAGTTCACCGGACGGCTGTGCCCTGCGCCGTGCGAGAGCTCCTGCGTGCTCGGCATCAACCAGCCGGCGGTCACGATCAAGCAGGTCGAGGTCTCGATCATCGACGAGGCGTTCGCCAACGGCTGGGTCGAGCCGGAACCGCCGGAGCGCCTGACCGGCAAGACGGTCGCCGTCGTCGGCTCCGGTCCTGCCGGACTGGCGGCGGCTCAGCAACTGACACGAGCCGGCCACACCGTGGCCGTGTTCGAGCGCGATGACCGGATCGGCGGGCTGCTGCGGTACGGCATCCCGGACTTCAAGATGGAGAAGAGCAAGCTCGAGGCGCGCCTTCGCCAGATGCAGGAAGAGGGCACGCGCTTCCGCGCGGGTGTCGAGATCGGCAAGGACATCTCGTGGGCCGACCTGCGAGCGCGTTACGACGCGGTCGTCGTCGCCACGGGGTCCACCGTGCCGCGCGACCTTCCGATCCCGGGTCGCGACCTCGACGGCGTGCACTTCGCGATGGAATACCTCGTCGAGTCGAACCACGCGGTCGCCGGCGACAAGGTGACCGATCAGATCACCGCCGAAGGCAAGCACGTCATCGTCATCGGCGGTGGCGACACCGGAGCGGACTGCATCGGCACCGCCCACCGTCAGGGCGCGCTGAGCGTCACCAACCTCGCCATCGGCAAGCAGCCGGCCGCCGAGCGGCCCGAGCACCAGCCCTGGCCGATGATGCCCACCCTGTTCGAGATCGCTTCCGCACACGAGGAAGGCGGCGAGCGGATGTTCCTCGCCTCCACCGTGGAGTTCCTGTCGAACGATGTGGGCGAGGTGCGCGCCCTGCGCGTCGCCGAGACCGAGTACATCGACGGTCGCCGCGTCCCCAAGAGCGGCACCGAGCGAGAGATCCCCGCAGACCTCGTGCTCATCGCGATGGGCTTCACCGGCCCCGAGCAGGACGGCTACACCGAGGACACCCTCCCGCAGGTCACCGACCGCGGAGCCTTCCAGCGCGATTCCTCCTACGAGTCGACCGTCCCCGGCGTGTTCGTCGCCGGTGACGCCGGTCGTGGGCAGTCGCTCATCGTGTGGGCGATCGCCGAAGGACGCGCCGCGGCTGCGAACGTCGATCGATTCCTGATGGGTACCACCGTGCTGCCCGAGCCGGTGCGCCCGCACGATGTCGCGATCGGCCTTCAGCCCGCGTAG